TATATTTATGTGATATGAAATCAACGATTTCTACTTTGTGTCATCTTCGGAGATAGTTAGTCGGTGTTTGTTTTTAGTCTGCAAATCTTGTGTCTTATATCTGCATGCCCGTAGACGGTTCTTCTGCAGAATATTTTTTTAAGACATAAAATAACGTCTTATTCTGTCTTCAaactcgcagacttagaaatgtgcttTTTAGTGCTGCAGACATGatattctaattatcacattttctgCTTTTATTTTGCTTTTATATATAATCATTGCAGAAAATTAGTGACAAAGACAGCCACAATATCATCTTATCGTATCTCATACATGGCTGCTTTAAAGAAACTGTGGAATCCCTTGTTACTTCGACCGGACTAAAAACATCTGCTGAGCAGCTGGAGAACATGGAGAAAAGAAAACGTAAGATTGACATGAAATAGAATATGTTTTCTAATATAATGTACCTATGTGCCTCTAACGAGACTCATAATAAAATATTCTCCAGAAATTTTACAATTTACATTAGATGGCAATGCGTTGGAGGCTATTCATTTGACTGAACAGATGTCACCAAACCTACTTGAGAATAACAAGGACCTTCATTTTGACATGTTGAGCCTTCATTTTGTTCGACTTATCTGCTCAAAGAATTGGTGAGCAAAATAATAACAACGCGTAGATTATTTGGATCTTTATGTGTTTTCTCATCAAACTTTTACGTATTCTGTGGCAGCACAGAAGCTCTTGAATTTGCTCAAGACAAGTTGACCCCTTTCGGGAAGGTGCAAAAATACGTGGAGAAACTCGAAGTATGTTTATAAATGGAAATAATCTTTAGCTTCTATTATATTAGTTTGTTAAGATTTTGGCTAATAGTCAAGTTACTTTCATGCAGGATTTTATGGCTCTACTAGCTTATGAGGATCCATACAAATCACCAATGTTTCATCTGCTTGACATGGATTACCGACAGAATGTTGCTGACAGCTTGAACAGAGCAATCCTGGGTGTGTAATActagaagcatattgttttacacATCTTATTCATGTAATTGTCTTTGAAGTTGTATTACATGCCCGATTTTGATCTATTAACGTATGAATGGGTTAATTTGGGTTGTGTTTTGTCTTAAGAgtcaaaataaaaatacaaaaataaagaaAGCGGGAATGGGCTGAACAGTCTGAGAGGAGCCTACAGTATATTTTTCAGAAAATGTTTAAGTGGGTAAAACTTACATATTATTGGTGAACAGGGTGATAACTACACATAAAACTGTGTGCCACTTGTCAAATCACAAATGTGTAGAGGTGAATTTGTACGGAGGGAGTATTCTTGTTCTTGTATTTAATTTGAGGTTTGCGGGTCAACCCAACCTGACCCAGCCTGTTTGGCCTGTACTGAAGAATCAGATGTTCCACGTTTAAGCAGTTTTGATTCATACCCAGCCCATCTGA
This window of the Rutidosis leptorrhynchoides isolate AG116_Rl617_1_P2 chromosome 7, CSIRO_AGI_Rlap_v1, whole genome shotgun sequence genome carries:
- the LOC139858125 gene encoding uncharacterized protein, with protein sequence MDIDPRQYEEIKISDKDSHNIILSYLIHGCFKETVESLVTSTGLKTSAEQLENMEKRKQILQFTLDGNALEAIHLTEQMSPNLLENNKDLHFDMLSLHFVRLICSKNCTEALEFAQDKLTPFGKVQKYVEKLEDFMALLAYEDPYKSPMFHLLDMDYRQNVADSLNRAILANAQMPSYSHLERLIQQATVVRQCLNEELGKDVQPPFSLKEFMKS